In Synechocystis sp. PCC 6714, the following are encoded in one genomic region:
- a CDS encoding ABC transporter permease, with translation MTTLYNLLAILRKELLSYFSSPFAYGIAAIFWLMSGIFFSLMLSQILSSVEFLRQSGFSEPVDVAGDFLSSYLGLIISLILVLLPALSMGLYAEERKRGTLELLATSPVTNWVVAVGKLMGALLFFSVLLIPLWVYQIIIFSATNPPLPSGLVLVANGAVILVAAAVLSLGMFISSLTENVIIAYILTFVLILMLWIMDVFAQNLGGAIADVFAYLSLFQSYQDLIEGVINSKSCVLFASYIFLGIFLTAQSIEALRFQRS, from the coding sequence ATGACTACCCTGTACAATCTGCTCGCCATTTTGCGTAAAGAGCTATTAAGTTACTTCAGTTCTCCTTTTGCCTATGGCATTGCCGCCATTTTTTGGTTGATGTCGGGCATTTTCTTTTCTCTAATGCTGAGCCAAATTCTCTCCAGTGTCGAATTTTTGCGACAGTCAGGCTTTTCTGAACCGGTGGATGTGGCAGGAGACTTCCTTTCCAGTTACCTGGGTTTAATTATTTCTCTGATTTTGGTGCTATTGCCCGCCCTGTCCATGGGACTTTACGCCGAAGAAAGAAAGCGGGGCACCCTGGAATTGCTAGCCACTTCTCCGGTCACTAATTGGGTGGTGGCGGTGGGGAAATTAATGGGAGCATTACTATTTTTCTCGGTACTTTTAATTCCCCTTTGGGTTTACCAAATTATTATTTTTTCTGCCACTAATCCTCCCCTACCCAGCGGCTTGGTACTAGTGGCTAATGGGGCGGTTATTTTGGTGGCGGCGGCCGTGCTTTCCCTGGGAATGTTTATTTCTTCCCTGACGGAAAACGTTATTATTGCCTATATTCTTACCTTTGTTTTAATTTTGATGCTTTGGATTATGGACGTGTTTGCCCAAAATCTCGGCGGGGCGATCGCCGATGTGTTTGCTTACCTTTCCCTGTTCCAGAGTTACCAAGATTTAATCGAAGGCGTGATCAATAGTAAAAGTTGTGTACTATTCGCTAGTTACATTTTCCTAGGCATTTTCCTCACAGCTCAGTCCATTGAAGCCCTCAGATTTCAACGTTCTTGA
- a CDS encoding murein transglycosylase A yields MIKQSFPLLALLLVFGINAPILRAQSRPLMPVSGTNLAPQVGFDEQLWGNHCSAGDKQSLLRAIDHSLAYLKTASAARAYQNYPVPGVTRERVARSLQRFRTLLQQSPNPEALQAAVTREFQFYQAIGTDGQGTVHFTGYFEPVYTASRQPTEEYRYPIYGLPTNFSRWSKPHPTRVELEGIDGRGKSSQLRGREIAWFRNRLDAYLIQVQGSAKINWVGGGQSSIAFAGATDYPYVSLGRETIAEGIFQPGEVTLPRLIEYFEQNPAEMSRFIPRNNRMIFFKEAAASTPAKGSIGVPVTAERSIATDKSLMPPGAIAVLAAPVPDCRGEKVDVSRFVMDQDTGSAIKGPGRVDIFMGTGQVPGDRAGLMSDNGKMYYLLLRQ; encoded by the coding sequence ATGATCAAGCAATCTTTCCCACTACTGGCTTTGCTGTTAGTTTTCGGCATCAATGCCCCTATCCTCAGAGCCCAATCCCGTCCCTTGATGCCCGTGAGTGGGACAAATTTGGCACCCCAGGTGGGTTTTGATGAACAGTTGTGGGGTAACCATTGTTCAGCGGGGGATAAACAGTCCCTGCTCCGGGCCATTGACCACAGCCTGGCCTATTTGAAAACCGCCAGTGCAGCCAGGGCTTACCAAAATTATCCTGTGCCGGGGGTGACTAGGGAGCGGGTGGCCCGTTCCCTCCAGCGTTTTAGAACCCTATTGCAACAGTCCCCCAACCCTGAGGCACTCCAAGCCGCCGTTACGAGGGAATTTCAGTTTTACCAGGCGATCGGCACCGATGGTCAGGGCACCGTCCATTTCACCGGTTATTTTGAGCCGGTTTACACGGCCAGCCGCCAACCAACGGAAGAGTACCGCTATCCCATCTACGGTCTGCCCACCAATTTTTCCCGTTGGTCCAAGCCTCACCCCACTAGGGTTGAGCTGGAGGGCATTGATGGCCGGGGCAAATCTAGTCAGTTGCGGGGTCGGGAAATTGCCTGGTTCCGTAACCGTTTGGATGCCTATCTAATCCAAGTGCAGGGTTCCGCCAAAATCAACTGGGTGGGTGGGGGCCAAAGTTCCATTGCTTTTGCCGGTGCCACGGATTATCCCTACGTTAGTTTGGGTCGGGAAACCATTGCCGAGGGAATTTTTCAGCCAGGGGAAGTAACTTTACCGAGGCTAATTGAATATTTTGAGCAAAATCCCGCTGAAATGAGTCGTTTTATTCCCCGTAACAATCGGATGATTTTCTTCAAAGAGGCCGCCGCCAGCACCCCCGCCAAGGGCAGTATTGGTGTGCCGGTTACCGCTGAACGGTCCATTGCCACGGATAAATCCCTGATGCCCCCAGGGGCGATCGCCGTTTTGGCGGCCCCCGTCCCCGATTGTCGGGGGGAAAAAGTTGATGTCAGTCGTTTTGTGATGGATCAGGATACCGGCAGTGCCATCAAAGGTCCTGGCCGAGTAGATATTTTTATGGGCACGGGCCAAGTCCCTGGCGATCGGGCCGGTTTAATGAGCGACAACGGGAAAATGTATTATTTGCTTTTGCGACAATAA
- the fba gene encoding class II fructose-bisphosphate aldolase (catalyzes the reversible aldol condensation of dihydroxyacetonephosphate and glyceraldehyde 3-phosphate in the Calvin cycle, glycolysis, and/or gluconeogenesis), which produces MALVPMRLLLDHAAENGYGIPAFNVNNMEQIISIMQAADETNSPVILQASRGARSYAGENFLRHLVLGAVETYPHIPIAMHQDHGNSPATCYSAIRNGFTSVMMDGSLEADAKTPASFEYNVNVTAEVVKVAHSVGASVEGELGCLGSLETGQGEAEDGHGFEGKLDHSQLLTDPEEAVEFVNKTQVDALAVAIGTSHGAYKFTRKPTGEVLAISRIEEIHRLLPNTHLVMHGSSSVPQEWIDMINEFGGAIPETYGVPVEEIQKGIKSGVRKVNIDTDNRLAITAAFREAAAKDPKNFDPRHFLKPSIKYMKQVCADRYQQFWTAGNASKIKQLTLDDYAAKYAKGELTATSRTSVAV; this is translated from the coding sequence ATGGCTCTCGTCCCAATGCGATTGCTGTTAGACCATGCGGCGGAAAATGGTTATGGCATTCCCGCTTTCAACGTCAACAACATGGAGCAGATCATTTCGATCATGCAGGCCGCTGATGAAACCAACAGCCCTGTGATTTTGCAAGCTTCCCGTGGTGCCCGGAGCTACGCTGGGGAAAATTTTCTGCGCCATTTGGTCTTAGGGGCGGTCGAAACCTATCCTCACATTCCCATTGCTATGCACCAGGACCATGGCAATAGCCCCGCCACTTGCTATTCCGCCATCCGCAACGGTTTCACCAGTGTGATGATGGACGGTTCCTTGGAAGCTGACGCCAAGACCCCCGCTAGCTTTGAGTACAACGTTAACGTTACCGCTGAAGTGGTAAAAGTTGCCCACTCCGTTGGGGCCAGTGTGGAAGGGGAATTGGGTTGCTTAGGTTCCTTGGAAACCGGCCAAGGGGAAGCGGAAGACGGCCACGGTTTTGAAGGTAAATTAGACCACTCCCAACTGTTGACCGACCCTGAGGAAGCGGTGGAATTCGTTAACAAAACCCAAGTTGATGCCCTCGCCGTGGCGATCGGTACCAGCCATGGTGCTTACAAATTCACCCGCAAACCTACCGGAGAAGTTTTGGCCATCAGCCGCATTGAAGAAATTCACCGCCTGTTGCCCAACACCCACTTGGTAATGCACGGTTCTTCCTCCGTTCCCCAGGAATGGATCGATATGATTAACGAATTCGGTGGTGCTATCCCCGAAACCTATGGTGTGCCCGTAGAAGAAATTCAAAAAGGTATTAAGAGCGGTGTCCGCAAAGTAAACATCGATACCGATAACCGTTTGGCCATCACGGCCGCTTTCCGGGAAGCCGCCGCTAAGGATCCTAAGAACTTTGACCCCCGTCACTTCCTCAAACCTTCCATCAAATACATGAAACAGGTTTGTGCTGACCGCTATCAACAGTTCTGGACCGCTGGTAACGCTTCTAAGATCAAACAATTGACCTTGGACGACTACGCCGCTAAGTATGCCAAAGGTGAATTGACCGCCACTTCCCGCACTTCTGTTGCTGTGTAG
- a CDS encoding DUF3318 domain-containing protein → MNRQGTYQGSDQETEIRRLKELMPASGRMLVKLDSQPKQSRVIDCNFPKPWQFGDRLVKINFNLWWELTIQERDLLMLSVVCRLVNIRWFKPDLYQGLTVAGAIAVGVQLWQRDGVGMVVAGGLTALAAQQIWRGYQSNEREIEADAQALKVAVRRGYDQKEAIQALLTAIENTARIENRSTPSFNELLRCQNLRLMLNSQASPDPSLSRNF, encoded by the coding sequence ATGAACCGCCAGGGAACCTATCAGGGCAGTGACCAAGAAACGGAAATTCGTCGTCTCAAGGAATTGATGCCGGCTTCCGGGCGCATGCTGGTTAAACTGGATTCCCAGCCCAAGCAGTCCCGGGTGATCGATTGCAATTTCCCTAAGCCTTGGCAATTTGGCGATCGCCTGGTGAAAATTAATTTTAATCTTTGGTGGGAATTGACCATCCAGGAGCGGGATCTGCTCATGCTGAGTGTGGTCTGTCGTTTAGTTAATATCCGTTGGTTTAAACCGGATTTATACCAGGGTTTAACGGTGGCGGGGGCGATCGCTGTGGGGGTACAACTTTGGCAGAGGGATGGCGTGGGAATGGTAGTGGCCGGAGGGTTAACGGCCTTAGCAGCCCAACAAATTTGGCGGGGTTACCAAAGTAATGAACGGGAAATCGAAGCCGATGCCCAAGCGCTTAAAGTGGCGGTTCGCCGGGGCTATGACCAAAAAGAGGCCATCCAGGCCCTATTAACGGCGATCGAGAACACCGCCCGGATTGAAAACCGCAGTACCCCCAGCTTCAATGAACTGTTGCGCTGTCAAAACTTACGCCTCATGCTCAACAGCCAAGCCAGCCCCGATCCCTCCCTATCCCGCAATTTCTAA
- a CDS encoding class I SAM-dependent methyltransferase — translation MNSLLPDFSRSSLSMAQNILPALLDHIRQSPQQRLTFAEFMEWVLYQPDYGYYSSGQVDIGIRGDFVTAIALGPDFGELLTEQFLEMWQRLGEPAQFDILELGAGTGAFAQTVLAHAENRYPQFFAALQYHIIEESAALRRRQAKLLFTWQSRGKVQWRTWAGLGDDSLVGCCFSNEFFDALPVHRVGIKQGILKEQYIEAEAEGLISVWDRLSTEKLVDYFASFGLQLTCPPYEEDYETEVNLAAHQALENIARVLTQGWVLTVDYGHPAGKYYHPQRRGGTLQCYFQQRHHDNPFVNLGQQDVTAHVNFTALEWWGECYGLTRLNFTQQGPFLMNLGLGDRLAALSNGQYDLNEIFSRRAILHQLIDPSGLGKFGVLLQGKALTSAMKEPALRGFITPTVMETGNLPMAG, via the coding sequence TTGAACTCTCTTCTCCCTGACTTTTCCCGTTCCTCCCTATCCATGGCCCAGAATATTCTCCCTGCTCTCCTTGACCATATCCGCCAAAGTCCCCAACAACGGCTCACTTTTGCGGAGTTTATGGAGTGGGTGCTCTATCAGCCCGATTATGGTTATTACAGTAGCGGCCAGGTGGATATTGGTATTCGAGGAGACTTTGTCACGGCGATCGCCTTGGGACCCGATTTTGGGGAACTGCTAACGGAACAATTCCTGGAAATGTGGCAAAGGTTGGGGGAACCAGCTCAATTTGACATTTTGGAGTTGGGGGCGGGCACTGGGGCCTTTGCCCAAACAGTGTTAGCCCACGCAGAAAACCGATACCCCCAGTTTTTTGCCGCGTTACAGTACCACATCATCGAAGAGTCCGCCGCCCTCCGCAGAAGACAGGCCAAGTTATTATTCACTTGGCAATCCAGGGGCAAAGTACAATGGCGAACCTGGGCTGGGTTGGGCGATGACAGCCTAGTGGGCTGTTGTTTTAGCAATGAATTTTTCGACGCTCTGCCCGTCCATCGGGTAGGCATCAAACAAGGGATTTTGAAGGAGCAGTATATTGAGGCGGAGGCAGAGGGGCTGATCAGTGTTTGGGACAGACTTTCCACCGAAAAATTGGTGGACTACTTTGCCAGCTTTGGTCTGCAATTAACCTGCCCTCCCTACGAAGAGGATTATGAAACGGAAGTCAATCTGGCCGCCCACCAAGCCCTGGAAAATATTGCCAGAGTTTTAACCCAGGGATGGGTCCTGACGGTGGACTACGGTCATCCAGCGGGGAAATATTACCATCCCCAACGCCGAGGGGGCACTTTGCAGTGTTATTTCCAACAACGGCACCACGATAATCCTTTTGTCAATTTGGGCCAACAGGACGTCACTGCCCATGTTAATTTCACCGCCCTGGAATGGTGGGGAGAATGCTATGGTCTGACCCGTTTGAACTTTACCCAACAGGGACCTTTTTTGATGAACCTCGGCCTTGGCGATCGCCTAGCGGCCCTGTCGAACGGGCAGTACGATTTGAACGAAATTTTTTCCCGCCGGGCTATTTTGCATCAGTTGATTGATCCCAGCGGTTTGGGTAAATTCGGAGTTTTACTCCAAGGCAAAGCACTTACTTCTGCCATGAAGGAGCCAGCTTTGCGGGGTTTTATTACCCCGACAGTGATGGAAACGGGTAATCTACCCATGGCAGGTTAG
- the dxr gene encoding 1-deoxy-D-xylulose-5-phosphate reductoisomerase, with protein MKRISILGSTGSIGTQTLDIVTHHPEAFQVVGLAAGGNVTLLSEQVANFQPEIVAIRQSEKLPDLKAAVAKLTNYQPQYVVGEEGVVEVARYGDAESVVTGIVGCAGLLPTMAAIAAGKDIALANKETLIAGASVVLPLVEKMGVKLLPADSEHSAIFQCLQGVPDGGLRRIILTASGGAFRDLPVERLPFVTVQDALKHPNWTMGQKITIDSATLMNKGLEVIEAHYLFDLDYDHIDIVIHPQSIIHSLIEVQDTSVLAQLGWPDMRLPLLYALSWPERIYTDWEPLDLVKAGSLSFREPDHDKYPCMQLAYAAGRAGGAMPAVLNAANEQAVALFLQEKISFLDIPRLIEKACDLYAGQNTSNPDLETILAADQWARKTVLENSAAVAAHN; from the coding sequence GTGAAACGTATTTCTATCCTCGGCTCCACCGGTTCCATTGGTACCCAAACTTTGGACATTGTTACCCATCATCCCGAGGCTTTTCAGGTGGTCGGTTTGGCCGCTGGGGGTAATGTGACCCTATTGTCGGAGCAGGTGGCCAATTTTCAACCGGAAATCGTTGCTATTCGCCAATCCGAAAAATTGCCAGATCTAAAAGCGGCAGTGGCCAAGCTAACTAATTACCAACCCCAATATGTGGTGGGGGAGGAAGGGGTAGTGGAGGTGGCCCGTTACGGCGATGCGGAAAGTGTGGTAACTGGAATAGTCGGTTGTGCTGGTTTATTGCCCACCATGGCGGCGATCGCCGCGGGGAAAGATATTGCCTTAGCCAATAAAGAGACTTTAATTGCTGGGGCCTCGGTGGTGTTACCCCTGGTGGAAAAAATGGGGGTGAAGTTATTGCCGGCAGACTCAGAGCATTCCGCTATTTTTCAATGTTTGCAAGGGGTCCCGGACGGGGGATTACGGCGGATTATTCTGACCGCTTCCGGGGGGGCATTCCGAGATTTGCCAGTGGAAAGATTGCCCTTTGTGACAGTGCAGGATGCCCTCAAACATCCCAATTGGACCATGGGGCAAAAAATCACCATTGACTCCGCCACTTTGATGAACAAGGGTTTGGAAGTCATTGAAGCCCATTATTTGTTCGACTTGGATTACGATCATATAGACATTGTCATCCATCCCCAAAGCATTATTCATTCCCTGATTGAAGTACAAGATACGTCGGTGTTAGCTCAGTTGGGATGGCCTGATATGCGTCTGCCGTTGCTCTATGCCCTGTCCTGGCCGGAGAGGATTTACACCGACTGGGAGCCGTTGGATTTAGTTAAAGCTGGTAGTTTAAGTTTTCGGGAGCCAGATCATGACAAATATCCCTGTATGCAATTGGCCTATGCGGCGGGCCGGGCCGGTGGAGCCATGCCAGCGGTGTTAAATGCGGCCAATGAACAGGCGGTAGCGTTGTTTTTGCAAGAAAAAATTAGCTTTCTGGATATTCCCCGTCTGATTGAAAAAGCCTGTGATCTTTACGCAGGTCAGAACACTTCTAACCCCGATTTAGAGACTATTTTGGCGGCGGATCAATGGGCCCGGAAAACTGTGTTGGAAAACAGTGCCGCTGTTGCAGCCCACAACTAG
- a CDS encoding ribonuclease D, which produces MPSAAILSQFQVFDNDLPEDICQKLLSAKEVAVDTETMGLNPHRDRLCLVQICDPEGNVTALRVAKGQEEAPNLTRLMEAPGVTKIFHFARFDTAQLKHTFDIKTYPIFCTKIASKIARTYSSHHGLKTLVQELVGVELDKSSQCSDWGDAANLSKAQLAYAANDVRYLIPLRHKLEKMLAREDRLRLAQRCFECLPVMVTLDLGMYGNVFEHGGPG; this is translated from the coding sequence ATGCCCTCTGCCGCCATTTTGAGTCAGTTCCAAGTTTTTGATAACGATTTACCCGAAGACATTTGCCAAAAACTTTTATCGGCCAAAGAGGTGGCGGTGGACACGGAAACCATGGGTTTAAATCCCCATCGGGATCGTCTCTGCTTGGTGCAAATCTGTGACCCAGAGGGCAATGTGACAGCTTTACGCGTTGCCAAAGGCCAAGAGGAAGCCCCCAATCTGACCCGCCTCATGGAAGCACCGGGGGTAACTAAAATTTTCCATTTTGCCCGCTTTGACACTGCCCAACTGAAACATACCTTTGACATCAAAACCTATCCAATTTTTTGTACTAAAATAGCCAGCAAAATTGCCCGGACCTACTCTTCCCACCATGGTCTGAAGACGTTGGTGCAGGAATTGGTGGGGGTGGAACTGGATAAGTCTTCCCAATGTTCCGATTGGGGGGATGCCGCTAATTTGAGCAAAGCCCAATTGGCCTATGCCGCCAATGATGTCCGTTATTTGATTCCCCTACGGCACAAATTGGAAAAAATGTTAGCAAGGGAAGATCGGCTGCGGTTAGCCCAACGATGTTTTGAGTGTTTGCCGGTAATGGTAACCCTTGATTTGGGTATGTACGGCAATGTATTTGAGCATGGTGGCCCGGGTTAA
- a CDS encoding DUF3747 domain-containing protein, producing MNWNFFPHSLLALAVGAALTPLTPLSASTFTETAIDQTEVIAVARPYGVETTKYDLLVIEQIPGKNKCWDVTAGAPAMVDPLLLNFDFTGHCRRATDSNGYSIRIDGQDYGLDYLLRLVPRGNDLVLVATSRNGRGPELVVGSTKGIGAGFMQVQLNPGWQFTKRTYEGQVLGHYYISGTQAAIFGGSTVSPVNIEQISPEKQEIIAPEPVQSMEEAPAATGPTETETEIIIQQEVPADNQSGMVVEEESVNTVTDVTEESSVAKELETVAPKPAPVPRPNSPRRRTPTPADFRP from the coding sequence ATGAATTGGAACTTTTTCCCGCACTCCCTCTTGGCCTTGGCCGTTGGTGCCGCTCTCACTCCCCTTACCCCCCTATCCGCCAGCACTTTCACCGAAACGGCGATCGACCAAACCGAAGTAATTGCGGTGGCCCGTCCCTACGGCGTTGAAACTACCAAGTACGACCTGTTGGTAATCGAGCAAATTCCCGGCAAAAATAAATGTTGGGACGTGACGGCGGGAGCACCGGCCATGGTGGATCCCCTTTTATTAAATTTTGATTTCACTGGCCACTGTCGCCGCGCCACGGACAGCAACGGTTATTCCATTCGCATTGATGGCCAGGACTATGGCTTAGATTACTTGCTGCGCCTTGTGCCCAGGGGCAATGATTTGGTTTTGGTGGCTACTTCCCGCAACGGCCGGGGCCCCGAATTGGTGGTGGGTAGTACCAAAGGCATTGGTGCAGGTTTCATGCAGGTACAGCTCAATCCCGGCTGGCAATTTACCAAACGCACTTATGAAGGTCAGGTTTTAGGACATTACTACATCAGTGGCACCCAGGCCGCCATTTTTGGGGGTAGCACCGTTAGTCCTGTGAATATAGAACAGATCAGCCCAGAAAAACAAGAAATTATCGCCCCGGAACCGGTTCAGTCCATGGAAGAGGCCCCTGCTGCGACGGGACCAACGGAAACCGAGACAGAAATTATTATTCAGCAGGAAGTTCCCGCCGATAACCAGTCCGGCATGGTGGTGGAAGAGGAAAGTGTTAACACTGTGACCGACGTGACCGAAGAAAGCTCCGTTGCCAAGGAACTGGAAACCGTTGCCCCCAAGCCCGCCCCTGTGCCTAGGCCCAATTCTCCCCGTCGCCGTACCCCCACTCCAGCGGATTTTCGTCCTTAG
- the hemL gene encoding glutamate-1-semialdehyde 2,1-aminomutase: MVNATPFITTKSEEIFTAAQHLMPGGVSSPVRAFKSVGGQPIVFDRVEGAQIWDVDGNQYIDYVGTWGPAICGHAHPDVINALKEALDKGTSFGAPCAQENVLAEMVIDAVPSIEMVRFVNSGTEACMSVLRLMRAFTGREKIIKFEGCYHGHADMFLVKAGSGVATLGLPDSPGVPSNTTKATLTAPYNDLEAVKALFVENPDSIAGVILEPVVGNAGFILPDAGFLEGLRELTKEYGALLVFDEVMTGFRVSYGGAQARFGITPDLTTLGKVIGGGLPVGAYGGREDIMAMVAPAGPMYQAGTLSGNPLAMTAGIKTLEILQKPGSYEYLDKITKRLVAGLLTAAKDAGHEVCGGSISAMFGIFFAPGPVRNYEDAKLADTNKFARFHRGMLERGVYLAPSQYEAGFPSLAHTEDQIDQTIAVAKEVFATL, from the coding sequence TTGGTTAACGCAACCCCTTTTATTACCACCAAATCAGAAGAGATTTTTACAGCGGCTCAACATCTGATGCCGGGCGGTGTCAGTTCTCCGGTGAGGGCCTTTAAGTCCGTCGGCGGCCAACCCATTGTTTTTGATCGAGTAGAAGGGGCACAGATTTGGGACGTAGATGGCAATCAATACATAGACTATGTGGGCACCTGGGGGCCCGCCATTTGCGGCCACGCCCACCCCGACGTAATCAATGCCCTCAAGGAAGCATTGGATAAGGGCACCAGTTTTGGCGCTCCCTGCGCCCAGGAAAATGTGTTGGCGGAAATGGTCATCGACGCTGTGCCCAGCATTGAAATGGTGCGCTTTGTCAACTCTGGTACCGAAGCCTGTATGTCTGTGTTGCGCCTGATGCGGGCTTTCACGGGCCGGGAAAAGATTATTAAATTTGAAGGCTGTTACCACGGCCACGCCGACATGTTCTTAGTGAAGGCCGGTTCCGGAGTGGCAACCCTTGGTCTTCCCGATTCTCCTGGGGTGCCCAGTAACACCACCAAAGCAACCTTGACTGCTCCCTATAACGATTTGGAAGCGGTTAAAGCTCTGTTCGTGGAAAATCCCGACAGCATTGCCGGGGTGATTCTGGAGCCAGTGGTGGGTAATGCAGGGTTTATCCTCCCCGATGCGGGCTTTTTAGAAGGTTTGCGGGAACTGACCAAGGAGTACGGTGCTTTGCTGGTCTTTGATGAGGTGATGACGGGTTTTCGGGTATCCTACGGTGGAGCCCAGGCCCGGTTTGGCATTACCCCGGATTTGACTACCCTCGGTAAGGTCATTGGTGGTGGTTTACCGGTGGGGGCCTACGGTGGTCGGGAAGACATTATGGCCATGGTGGCCCCAGCCGGTCCTATGTACCAAGCGGGTACCCTGTCCGGTAATCCCTTGGCCATGACAGCGGGCATTAAAACCCTGGAAATTTTGCAAAAGCCAGGCTCCTACGAATATTTAGACAAAATCACTAAACGTCTGGTGGCAGGGCTACTAACGGCGGCTAAGGATGCGGGTCATGAGGTTTGCGGCGGTTCCATCAGCGCCATGTTCGGCATTTTCTTTGCCCCTGGTCCCGTAAGAAACTATGAAGATGCTAAGTTGGCTGACACCAATAAATTTGCCCGTTTCCATCGGGGCATGTTGGAACGGGGCGTTTATCTAGCTCCTTCCCAGTATGAGGCTGGTTTCCCCTCCCTGGCTCACACCGAAGACCAGATTGACCAGACCATTGCAGTGGCCAAGGAAGTATTCGCCACCCTTTGA
- a CDS encoding 4-hydroxy-3-methylbut-2-enyl diphosphate reductase codes for MDTKAFKRSLHHSDNYHRKGFGHGEEVMGVMNTEYQSHLIQEIRQNNYRLERGDVTILLAEAFGFCWGVERAVAMAYETRQHFPQERLWITNEIIHNPSVNQRLREMEVNFIDVVDGEKDFSGVAKGDVVILPAFGASVEEMQLLNNRGCTIVDTTCPWVSKVWNSVEKHKKKEHTSIIHGKYNHEETIATSSFAGTYLIVLNMAEAQRVCDYILHGGDKEEFLAYFANAHSAGFDPDQDLVRLGVANQTTMLKSETEMIGKLFEKTLLQKYGPTELNNHFMSFNTICDATQERQDAMFDLVKEDLSLMVVIGGFNSSNTTHLQEIAVEHGIPSVHIDSGDRIGPGNRVEHKPLGKELEMLEPWLPEGKITVGVTSGASTPDKVVEEVMKRIVAIKEAQPVLEIAG; via the coding sequence ATGGATACCAAAGCTTTTAAACGGTCTCTGCACCACTCCGACAATTACCATCGCAAGGGATTTGGCCATGGGGAAGAGGTGATGGGGGTGATGAATACGGAATATCAGAGCCATCTAATCCAAGAAATTCGCCAGAATAATTACCGCCTAGAACGGGGGGATGTCACCATTCTCTTGGCGGAGGCCTTCGGTTTTTGTTGGGGGGTGGAACGGGCAGTGGCCATGGCCTATGAGACCCGCCAACATTTTCCCCAGGAACGGCTTTGGATTACCAACGAAATTATCCATAATCCTTCGGTCAATCAAAGGCTAAGGGAAATGGAAGTTAATTTTATTGATGTGGTTGACGGGGAAAAGGATTTTAGCGGTGTGGCCAAGGGCGATGTGGTCATTCTGCCGGCCTTTGGGGCCAGTGTGGAGGAAATGCAACTGCTCAACAACCGGGGCTGTACCATTGTCGATACTACCTGTCCTTGGGTTTCTAAGGTCTGGAATTCGGTGGAAAAACATAAAAAGAAAGAACATACTTCCATCATCCACGGTAAATACAACCACGAGGAAACCATTGCCACTAGCTCCTTTGCTGGTACCTATCTAATTGTTTTAAATATGGCCGAAGCCCAAAGGGTTTGTGACTATATTCTCCACGGTGGAGACAAAGAAGAGTTTTTAGCTTATTTTGCCAATGCCCATTCCGCTGGTTTTGATCCAGACCAGGATTTAGTTCGTTTGGGGGTGGCCAACCAAACCACCATGCTTAAAAGTGAAACGGAAATGATTGGCAAATTGTTTGAAAAAACCCTGTTGCAAAAATATGGCCCCACGGAGCTCAACAATCACTTTATGAGCTTTAACACCATCTGTGATGCCACCCAGGAACGACAGGATGCCATGTTTGATTTGGTCAAAGAAGACCTGTCTTTAATGGTGGTTATTGGTGGTTTTAATTCTTCTAACACCACCCATTTACAGGAAATTGCGGTGGAACATGGTATCCCCTCTGTTCACATCGACAGCGGCGATCGCATTGGACCGGGCAATCGGGTGGAGCATAAACCCCTAGGCAAGGAGCTGGAGATGCTGGAACCCTGGCTACCAGAGGGAAAAATTACGGTAGGCGTAACTTCCGGGGCTTCTACTCCCGACAAAGTAGTGGAGGAAGTGATGAAAAGGATTGTGGCGATTAAGGAAGCTCAACCCGTCTTAGAAATTGCGGGATAG